A genomic window from Sulfurospirillum multivorans DSM 12446 includes:
- a CDS encoding TetR/AcrR family transcriptional regulator has protein sequence METTRDKLINATFDEVFSHGYQGASLSDILAKAGVHKGSMYHFFANKKEMALASIEETILQRNAEKYRYVETYTSGFLEEFYTRLRDTSVRDFKRGCPIANIVQEMSNIDEDFNTLMKSIYGAFRANIKAILDKAIEVKEMKPCDTTKLALFITSTIEGAILAAKASDNAQDYVDVIEELIEHIEGKR, from the coding sequence ATGGAAACGACACGCGACAAGCTTATCAACGCAACATTTGACGAGGTCTTTTCACACGGCTATCAAGGCGCATCACTCTCCGACATCTTAGCCAAAGCGGGTGTACACAAAGGCTCGATGTATCACTTTTTTGCCAATAAAAAAGAGATGGCACTCGCCTCCATCGAAGAGACAATCCTTCAAAGAAATGCCGAAAAATACCGTTACGTCGAAACCTACACCAGCGGCTTTTTAGAAGAGTTCTACACACGCCTACGCGACACCTCTGTGCGAGACTTCAAACGCGGATGCCCCATCGCCAACATCGTCCAAGAGATGTCCAACATCGACGAAGATTTCAACACGCTGATGAAGTCTATCTACGGAGCGTTTCGCGCGAATATTAAAGCCATTTTAGACAAAGCCATTGAAGTAAAAGAGATGAAACCCTGTGATACAACGAAACTGGCACTCTTCATCACCTCAACCATCGAAGGTGCTATTCTCGCGGCAAAAGCGAGCGACAATGCGCAAGACTATGTCGATGTGATAGAAGAGTTGATAGAACATATTGAGGGGAAAAGGTAA
- a CDS encoding D-2-hydroxyacid dehydrogenase produces MKIVFLDAQTMGKDIDLSLFKSFGEFHTYETTSPEECVAHIADANIVLTNKVLIDAATMDACPQLQLICVTATGTNNVDLVHAGEKGIVVKNVAGYSTASVAQTTIMLALSLIGRCGYYDDFVKKGGWVEAPTFTHIERPFWELKGKRWGIIGLGTIGKEVAKIATAFGSEVVYFSTSGANNDAFYQRLSLEEMLQTCSVISIHAPLNAQTKGLIDSNALTLMSEGSVLVNVGRGGIIDEVALAKIIDEKELYVGLDVLETEPMQKAHPLLHVKHPERLIMTPHIAWSSVEARTALMNLVAQNIQNFLNH; encoded by the coding sequence ATGAAAATCGTTTTTTTAGATGCCCAAACGATGGGAAAAGATATTGACCTAAGCCTCTTTAAATCCTTTGGGGAGTTTCACACGTACGAAACCACGTCACCCGAAGAGTGTGTTGCGCATATCGCAGATGCAAACATCGTTTTGACCAATAAAGTCCTCATCGATGCCGCGACAATGGATGCGTGCCCACAGCTTCAGCTCATTTGCGTCACGGCAACGGGAACGAACAATGTTGACTTGGTACATGCAGGCGAAAAGGGCATCGTGGTTAAAAATGTGGCAGGCTACTCCACCGCGTCCGTAGCGCAAACGACGATCATGCTAGCACTTAGCCTTATCGGTCGTTGCGGCTATTACGACGATTTTGTCAAAAAAGGTGGCTGGGTTGAAGCGCCAACATTTACGCATATCGAGCGTCCTTTTTGGGAACTGAAAGGCAAACGTTGGGGGATTATCGGGCTTGGAACGATTGGTAAAGAGGTGGCGAAGATTGCGACGGCATTTGGATCGGAGGTTGTTTATTTCTCCACCAGTGGCGCCAATAATGATGCGTTCTATCAACGACTTAGCTTAGAAGAGATGCTTCAAACATGTTCTGTTATCAGCATCCACGCACCGCTCAATGCTCAAACCAAAGGGCTTATAGATAGTAACGCGCTCACCCTAATGAGCGAGGGTTCCGTGCTTGTCAATGTCGGGCGTGGCGGCATCATCGATGAGGTAGCCCTTGCAAAAATTATCGATGAAAAAGAGCTTTACGTAGGACTTGATGTCCTTGAAACTGAGCCGATGCAAAAGGCACATCCACTTTTACATGTAAAGCATCCTGAGCGTCTGATTATGACGCCGCATATCGCATGGTCAAGCGTTGAAGCACGCACAGCGCTTATGAATTTGGTTGCACAAAACATTCAAAATTTTCTAAATCATTAA
- a CDS encoding helix-turn-helix domain-containing protein: MNTTRKEVIYKDKEPIFLTHKNHKIFWLLCYNFGRLVTYEMFEDYVYDGEAINKSVLHVAILRIKQQLGKINIENVTNSGYVLKPYSGE; encoded by the coding sequence TTGAACACTACCCGAAAAGAGGTCATTTATAAAGATAAAGAGCCTATTTTTCTGACGCATAAGAACCATAAAATCTTTTGGTTATTGTGTTATAACTTTGGACGGCTCGTGACGTATGAAATGTTTGAAGACTATGTTTATGATGGTGAAGCGATCAATAAAAGTGTTTTGCATGTTGCTATTTTACGTATCAAACAACAGCTTGGCAAAATCAATATCGAAAATGTGACGAATTCAGGATATGTTTTAAAGCCTTATAGCGGTGAGTAA
- a CDS encoding carboxymuconolactone decarboxylase family protein, protein MMPLITTVKPENATGELAELYGKIEAMRGRVSNSAQIFSASPELIKQQMSFIEYYMVKQKALSMPLLASIRMLISDKNSCSYCVDFNASILINMMGWTPKDVEAMRANPNDAKLDTKEKAMLLFVLKAVRTPHDVEAKDVQALRDLGHTDGEILDATNHGARMSAIDIIFDAFKIEKDF, encoded by the coding sequence ATGATGCCATTAATCACAACCGTCAAACCCGAAAACGCCACAGGTGAGCTCGCCGAGCTTTATGGAAAAATAGAAGCGATGCGAGGACGCGTAAGCAATTCAGCGCAGATCTTTAGCGCAAGTCCTGAGCTCATCAAACAGCAAATGAGTTTCATCGAATACTACATGGTCAAACAAAAAGCCCTCTCGATGCCGCTTTTAGCAAGCATTCGTATGCTGATTTCCGATAAAAACAGCTGTAGCTATTGCGTTGATTTTAACGCCTCAATCCTCATCAACATGATGGGATGGACACCAAAGGATGTCGAAGCGATGCGAGCCAATCCAAACGATGCCAAACTAGACACCAAAGAAAAAGCGATGCTTCTGTTTGTTCTCAAAGCAGTACGAACACCTCACGACGTTGAAGCCAAAGATGTCCAAGCGTTGCGTGATCTTGGCCATACCGATGGTGAAATACTGGATGCAACAAACCACGGTGCACGCATGTCTGCCATCGACATTATCTTTGATGCGTTTAAAATCGAGAAAGATTTTTAA
- a CDS encoding HNH endonuclease, protein MQKDLEIKKIKCLYCNIAKDEDSFSLEHIFPVALGGKVITDSLFKTRQVCKDCNSKLGLDVDGIFLKNFFIKKNASMDFLNYINFEDDKYVIPFMYMGKNEQVNHPIYKDCDSWLWQGGSRVYHFHNNYSDRFNAYAGGNPIGHNDKKRAGEAYLVSSTDNSQWIKKLLVSYREYFKNAKRYSTNINIQNENNFLNSPSSNEQNIINEITKISEENRLQINQLVFQIGFEIRFLSKIALAIGHNLFGEEYSNSNYAQILREVIWESDYQKLQNYEHKISNFFSESNTLLKDVSQIIAWKGGTTIILLPINNSLVLLLYLVGNKQPIVITITDELDCFAVETLNKFPNGCVWILIPQRQVFKGAYGLPEYLAYKTEDKSFINDLNEIEKLYVEFEKLPPFVIENKL, encoded by the coding sequence GTGCAAAAAGATCTCGAGATTAAAAAAATAAAATGCTTATATTGTAATATAGCAAAAGATGAAGATAGTTTTTCATTAGAACATATTTTCCCTGTGGCTCTTGGTGGAAAAGTAATAACTGATAGTCTTTTTAAAACAAGACAAGTATGTAAAGATTGTAATAGTAAACTAGGGTTAGATGTTGATGGTATCTTTTTAAAGAATTTTTTTATTAAAAAGAACGCATCAATGGACTTTTTGAATTATATAAATTTTGAAGATGATAAGTATGTTATACCTTTCATGTATATGGGCAAGAATGAACAAGTAAATCATCCTATATACAAAGATTGTGATTCTTGGTTGTGGCAAGGGGGTAGTAGAGTCTATCATTTTCACAATAACTATTCGGATAGATTTAATGCTTATGCTGGAGGCAATCCAATAGGGCATAATGACAAAAAAAGAGCGGGCGAAGCGTATCTTGTTTCTTCAACAGATAATTCTCAATGGATTAAAAAATTACTTGTTTCTTATAGAGAGTATTTTAAGAATGCAAAGCGATATAGCACTAATATTAACATTCAAAATGAAAATAATTTTTTGAACTCTCCAAGTTCAAATGAGCAAAATATTATAAATGAGATTACAAAAATATCGGAAGAGAACAGGCTACAAATCAATCAGCTTGTATTTCAAATAGGGTTTGAAATACGATTTTTATCTAAAATTGCTTTGGCTATTGGGCATAATTTATTTGGGGAAGAGTATAGCAACTCCAATTATGCACAAATTCTAAGAGAAGTTATCTGGGAAAGTGATTATCAGAAATTGCAAAACTATGAACATAAAATATCTAACTTTTTTTCTGAATCCAATACTCTTTTAAAGGATGTCTCACAAATAATTGCGTGGAAAGGTGGCACTACAATTATATTACTTCCTATAAATAATAGCTTGGTTTTACTACTTTATCTAGTAGGAAATAAGCAACCTATAGTTATAACTATTACGGATGAATTAGATTGTTTTGCAGTAGAAACTTTAAATAAATTTCCAAATGGATGTGTTTGGATATTGATACCACAAAGGCAAGTATTTAAAGGGGCATACGGTTTGCCTGAATATTTGGCGTATAAGACAGAAGACAAAAGTTTTATAAACGATTTAAATGAAATTGAAAAACTGTATGTTGAATTTGAAAAATTGCCACCGTTTGTGATTGAAAATAAACTTTAA
- a CDS encoding AraC family transcriptional regulator has product MKEITKEDYVHSVYKVIFYIEANYAQELTLEELAKVAGFSKYHFHRIFRAVSGENIGDYIRRIRLQGTTWKLKIEPKITQIALDSGYETNASFTKAFKKHFGMSPRAFADQLKAKKGVVMVAPKVVNVEPIAVLYVRKTGSYATSACEAWNVLMPFAYEQKMKFHKKIMDKETMHFGIGHDNPNLIEPDLLRYDACISCNDVSVESKGEVFRKVMEGGKCAVFLHKGAYENLKATYDEIGQWIVQSGVKLRDKPIFEKYLNRDPRRTKPENLRTEIYVPIA; this is encoded by the coding sequence ATGAAAGAGATCACCAAAGAGGACTACGTTCACAGTGTGTATAAGGTCATCTTTTACATTGAAGCGAACTATGCGCAGGAGCTGACTCTTGAAGAATTAGCCAAAGTGGCGGGGTTTTCAAAGTATCATTTTCATAGGATTTTTAGGGCTGTGAGTGGTGAGAACATTGGGGATTACATTCGTCGTATAAGGCTTCAAGGAACGACGTGGAAGCTTAAAATCGAGCCAAAAATCACTCAGATCGCCCTTGATAGTGGTTACGAAACCAATGCCTCTTTTACCAAAGCGTTTAAAAAACATTTTGGGATGAGTCCGAGAGCTTTTGCGGATCAGCTCAAAGCGAAAAAAGGAGTTGTGATGGTAGCGCCAAAAGTGGTTAATGTAGAGCCGATAGCGGTTTTATATGTACGAAAAACAGGTTCGTATGCGACCTCAGCGTGTGAAGCGTGGAATGTGTTGATGCCTTTTGCGTATGAGCAGAAGATGAAGTTTCATAAAAAAATTATGGACAAAGAGACGATGCACTTTGGCATCGGGCATGACAATCCTAATCTTATAGAGCCAGATTTACTGCGCTACGATGCGTGCATTAGCTGTAATGATGTGAGTGTTGAGTCAAAAGGTGAAGTGTTTCGCAAGGTGATGGAGGGTGGAAAATGTGCAGTCTTTTTGCATAAGGGTGCGTATGAAAATCTCAAAGCAACGTATGATGAAATCGGTCAATGGATCGTGCAAAGTGGTGTGAAACTACGCGATAAACCCATTTTTGAAAAGTACCTCAACCGCGATCCTAGGCGCACCAAGCCTGAGAATTTGCGTACCGAGATTTATGTTCCTATCGCGTAA
- the dsbI gene encoding protein-disulfide oxidoreductase DsbI, whose protein sequence is MNFFKSMWQEFKSCPMGAIAKWQDERFLWLVMAGASIFLILVAHTLFQHYVYMKPCEQCVYIRFAFLCMAIGGLVAAIDPKNSVLKIIGYVFGFWGIIQGIMYSTKLNAIHHAAHSDNPFGVQGCSAEPRFPFGLPMDTWAPDWFKPTGDCGFDSPIVPDGVELSGLQQFLVDFYADGWYLFPASHSVNMAQACLFAYIVCFILLGAMGASWILKMIQSKKA, encoded by the coding sequence ATGAATTTTTTTAAAAGCATGTGGCAGGAGTTTAAATCCTGCCCAATGGGTGCGATTGCAAAATGGCAAGATGAGCGTTTTTTATGGCTCGTCATGGCAGGAGCCAGTATCTTTTTAATCTTAGTTGCGCATACACTGTTTCAACACTATGTGTATATGAAACCATGTGAACAGTGCGTTTACATTCGTTTTGCTTTCCTTTGTATGGCAATTGGTGGATTGGTTGCAGCCATTGATCCTAAAAATAGTGTACTGAAAATTATTGGCTATGTCTTTGGTTTTTGGGGAATCATTCAAGGAATTATGTATAGCACAAAGCTTAATGCCATTCACCATGCCGCGCACAGCGATAATCCCTTTGGTGTTCAAGGCTGCTCAGCGGAGCCTCGTTTTCCTTTTGGTCTTCCTATGGACACATGGGCACCCGATTGGTTTAAACCCACAGGCGATTGTGGATTTGATAGTCCTATTGTTCCAGATGGTGTAGAACTTAGCGGATTACAACAATTTCTTGTTGATTTTTATGCAGATGGTTGGTACCTTTTCCCAGCATCTCATTCGGTCAATATGGCACAAGCGTGCCTCTTTGCCTACATCGTTTGCTTTATTCTGCTTGGCGCTATGGGTGCGAGTTGGATTCTTAAAATGATCCAGTCTAAAAAAGCGTAA
- a CDS encoding cysteine hydrolase family protein, producing MKRALIVVDVQNEYFEGGALPISYPSNSFERIKTAIAEAQKAGILIVFMQHTSLKENAGAFVRGSHLWEFHDEIKAIKPDLYIEKNHASSFVGTDLNYRLRALGIDTVSIIGYMTQNCCDATARDASQLGYNVEFLSDANGTLDFENTAGSVSAEALHRAFLVAQAFGFSRVLTLNEWIPLLKKD from the coding sequence ATGAAACGTGCTCTTATCGTTGTAGATGTACAAAATGAATATTTTGAAGGTGGCGCTTTGCCTATTAGCTACCCGTCCAATAGTTTTGAGAGAATCAAAACCGCCATTGCTGAAGCGCAAAAAGCGGGAATTTTGATCGTTTTTATGCAACACACCAGCCTCAAAGAAAATGCGGGAGCGTTTGTGAGAGGAAGTCATCTGTGGGAATTTCACGATGAGATCAAAGCCATTAAACCCGATCTTTACATCGAAAAAAACCATGCGAGCTCTTTTGTGGGAACGGACTTAAACTACAGGCTTAGAGCTCTTGGTATTGACACGGTTTCCATCATCGGGTACATGACGCAAAACTGTTGCGATGCTACGGCAAGAGATGCCTCACAGCTTGGCTATAATGTTGAATTTCTCAGCGATGCCAATGGTACACTGGATTTTGAGAACACTGCAGGAAGCGTGAGTGCGGAAGCGTTGCACCGAGCTTTTTTAGTCGCGCAGGCGTTTGGATTTAGTCGCGTTTTAACGCTAAACGAATGGATACCATTACTTAAAAAGGATTAA
- a CDS encoding thiol:disulfide interchange protein DsbA/DsbL: MGFKLPRSLAKGLALSLLVATASFGFTEGTDYVKLEKPIANADKTLIKVFSYDCPFCYKYDKAVTPVIVPKLPEGVTFRPFHLKTKGKYGETASQLFATLLVKDQDNGLKSAFDEKSQFKKAKMAYYNAYHDKKERWDAGAESFLETGLKASGLSKAEFDTAKEDPRVKALLAEWEQSYEVAKVQGVPAFVVNGKYLIKTASITSPDGMVELIKELLTK; the protein is encoded by the coding sequence ATGGGTTTCAAATTACCAAGATCACTTGCAAAAGGTTTAGCGTTAAGTCTGCTCGTTGCGACAGCTAGTTTTGGTTTCACAGAAGGCACAGACTATGTGAAACTTGAAAAACCGATTGCAAATGCAGATAAAACACTCATCAAAGTCTTTAGTTATGATTGTCCATTCTGCTACAAATACGACAAAGCCGTTACACCTGTGATTGTTCCGAAACTACCAGAAGGTGTTACATTTAGACCATTCCATCTCAAAACAAAAGGCAAATACGGTGAAACCGCTAGCCAACTTTTTGCGACATTATTAGTAAAAGATCAAGACAACGGACTCAAATCTGCTTTTGATGAAAAATCACAATTCAAAAAAGCAAAAATGGCATACTACAACGCATACCATGATAAAAAAGAGCGTTGGGATGCAGGTGCCGAGAGCTTCTTGGAGACAGGACTTAAAGCGAGTGGTTTAAGCAAAGCAGAGTTTGATACAGCTAAAGAAGATCCACGAGTGAAAGCACTTCTTGCAGAGTGGGAACAAAGCTACGAAGTCGCCAAAGTCCAAGGTGTTCCTGCCTTTGTTGTCAACGGAAAATATTTGATTAAAACAGCGTCTATCACGTCACCCGATGGTATGGTAGAGCTCATTAAAGAGCTTCTTACCAAATAA
- a CDS encoding IS256 family transposase — protein sequence MKIEIDVEQFAQDIKAGKSIGGSNGALGSLIKQLTEAALAAEIDSHLSQDLNRNRKNGYSSKTMKSDHGAFELDVPRDRNGSFEPEIVKKNQTSMTSEIEEKILSLFALGNSYSQIAKHIEDFYCVGFSKATISAVTDKIIPMLQEWKTRPLEAVYPFIFLDAIHYKVKEDGRYISKAFYTVLGVRVDGKKEVLGLYLNESEGAKFWLQVLTDLQNRGVKDILIASVDGLKGFPEAINSVFPDTEVQLCVVHQIRNSLKYVGSAYQKQFAKELKAVYQAFTKEEAEFELDKLEEKWGKKYPIVFQSWRNKWDNLSVYFQYPEDIRRVIYTTNIIESVHRQFRTLTKTKGAFPNDDSLLKLLYMGIQNAQQKWTMPIRNWSLTISQLAIHFEGRLDDALNL from the coding sequence ATGAAGATAGAAATAGACGTAGAGCAATTTGCTCAAGATATTAAAGCCGGCAAGAGTATTGGTGGCTCAAATGGAGCCTTAGGATCACTCATCAAACAGCTAACCGAAGCCGCGCTAGCAGCTGAGATAGATTCGCACCTCTCCCAAGACCTCAATAGAAATCGAAAAAATGGCTATAGTTCAAAGACTATGAAAAGCGATCATGGTGCCTTTGAACTTGATGTTCCAAGAGACCGTAACGGTAGCTTTGAACCTGAAATCGTAAAGAAAAACCAGACCAGCATGACGAGTGAAATCGAAGAGAAGATTCTTTCTCTCTTCGCACTTGGCAATAGCTATTCCCAAATAGCCAAACACATAGAGGATTTTTACTGCGTAGGCTTCTCTAAAGCCACTATAAGCGCCGTAACCGACAAGATAATACCAATGCTTCAAGAGTGGAAAACAAGACCCTTAGAAGCTGTGTATCCATTTATATTCTTAGATGCCATTCACTACAAAGTAAAAGAGGATGGTCGCTACATCTCAAAAGCATTTTATACAGTGCTTGGTGTTCGAGTGGATGGCAAGAAAGAAGTCTTGGGACTTTACCTCAATGAAAGTGAAGGCGCCAAATTCTGGCTACAGGTGCTTACCGATTTGCAAAACCGTGGCGTTAAAGATATCCTCATTGCTTCGGTAGATGGGCTTAAAGGCTTTCCAGAAGCGATAAACTCAGTCTTTCCAGATACGGAGGTGCAACTCTGTGTAGTTCACCAAATACGCAACAGTCTCAAATATGTGGGCTCTGCTTATCAAAAACAATTTGCTAAAGAACTCAAAGCCGTCTATCAAGCTTTTACCAAAGAAGAAGCAGAATTTGAGCTTGATAAGTTGGAAGAAAAATGGGGTAAAAAATACCCTATCGTCTTTCAATCTTGGAGAAATAAATGGGATAATTTATCTGTCTACTTCCAATATCCAGAAGATATACGTAGAGTTATTTACACAACTAATATCATCGAATCAGTCCACCGCCAGTTTAGAACTCTAACGAAAACCAAAGGTGCTTTTCCCAATGATGATAGCCTGCTAAAACTACTTTATATGGGGATTCAAAATGCCCAGCAAAAATGGACTATGCCAATTAGAAACTGGAGCTTAACAATCTCTCAATTAGCCATTCACTTTGAGGGACGGCTTGATGACGCTTTAAACTTATGA
- a CDS encoding rhodanese-like domain-containing protein: protein MKIFLIFICIALFCFSGMLLLQANNNEPKKTPTIKSKPLRNAFLSQNIPIIDIRTEPEWHETGVIPQSYLITFYKEDQSYNEKEFLEALNAIVKKDDTFVILCRSGNRSMKVTHFLVAQGYTHVINLSGGIQEALKNGVNTIPYEH, encoded by the coding sequence ATGAAAATTTTTTTGATATTTATCTGCATTGCTCTGTTTTGCTTCAGTGGAATGCTTTTACTTCAAGCGAATAATAATGAGCCAAAAAAAACACCTACCATCAAAAGTAAACCTCTCCGCAATGCTTTTTTATCACAAAACATTCCCATCATAGACATTAGAACCGAACCAGAATGGCATGAAACGGGTGTTATACCCCAAAGCTACCTCATAACATTTTACAAAGAAGATCAAAGCTATAACGAAAAAGAATTTTTAGAAGCGTTAAATGCCATTGTTAAAAAGGATGACACATTTGTTATTCTATGTCGCTCAGGTAACCGCTCAATGAAAGTTACTCATTTTCTTGTCGCACAAGGCTATACACATGTTATTAACTTAAGTGGTGGCATTCAAGAAGCTCTTAAAAACGGGGTTAACACTATTCCCTATGAACACTAG
- a CDS encoding aryl-sulfate sulfotransferase yields the protein MRVRKMLSSAIVAGIVLSVVPTMSFAIGGASGPKVDYAIPGKIGEVVVNPYEVAPLTAVIRSGGYDLKDVSVRIVPKPGGQEIKYKVTDQNVLTHGGIPVFGLYADYQNTVEVEYTKSVNNAQGEHIKESYKIYTTGVYSDPNGLATTKASLFSSADVVKVDKEFSDRLYFVNNFLPKAGKGTRAVWNNPMGGALEWNYYPQNFIIDTKGEVRWFMNAQPIYDINSIYKAGVMMGFKQNVDGAMTWGYGQRYVKYDIMGKEIFNRQLPAGYNDFSHSLDVSPNGHYFMRVGSANQKRLDGKNVRTVRDVIIEVEPQSGKVLDEWKLYSILDPYRDINMKVLDQGAVCLNIDASKAGHTLSAEELAKQDASDKFGDVVGSGPGRNWAHVNSVDHDAEDNSIIISSRHQSAMIKIGRDKQVKWILGSPEGWNAKYKDKLLTPVDSKGNKIDCGPSGSKCPGYESDKGGFDWTWTQHTAFKIDSKSKGEILYLSAFDNGDSRGMEQPAMPSMKYSRAVIYKVDQKKMTVEQVWEFGKERGNKWFSPVTSITEYQTDKDSVFTYSATAGADFDLATGGFKSDPNPFIMEFKYGAKQPSVEIQLKDTTGYQAMPFSIEKAFSK from the coding sequence ATGAGAGTCCGTAAAATGTTGTCATCTGCCATTGTTGCAGGTATTGTCTTAAGTGTCGTTCCAACGATGTCCTTTGCAATTGGTGGAGCCAGTGGTCCAAAAGTAGATTATGCAATCCCAGGAAAAATTGGTGAGGTGGTTGTCAATCCTTATGAAGTTGCACCGCTTACAGCTGTTATTCGCAGTGGTGGTTATGATCTCAAAGATGTTTCGGTACGAATCGTTCCAAAACCAGGTGGACAAGAAATTAAGTACAAAGTTACCGACCAAAATGTACTGACCCATGGTGGTATCCCTGTATTTGGTCTTTATGCAGATTATCAGAACACGGTTGAAGTTGAATACACTAAAAGCGTCAACAACGCTCAAGGTGAACACATTAAAGAAAGCTACAAAATCTATACCACAGGCGTTTATTCCGATCCAAATGGTCTAGCGACAACCAAAGCTTCACTCTTCTCATCAGCGGATGTCGTTAAAGTCGATAAAGAGTTTTCAGACAGACTTTACTTTGTTAACAACTTCCTACCAAAAGCGGGAAAAGGAACACGTGCGGTTTGGAACAACCCTATGGGTGGTGCATTGGAGTGGAATTACTATCCACAAAATTTCATCATTGATACTAAAGGAGAAGTACGCTGGTTCATGAACGCACAACCTATTTATGATATTAACTCCATTTACAAAGCTGGTGTTATGATGGGCTTCAAACAAAACGTTGATGGTGCTATGACATGGGGTTATGGTCAGCGATATGTTAAGTACGACATCATGGGTAAAGAGATTTTCAATCGCCAACTTCCAGCAGGTTACAACGACTTTTCACACTCACTTGACGTTTCTCCAAACGGACACTACTTTATGCGTGTTGGTAGTGCCAACCAAAAACGTTTAGATGGTAAAAACGTACGAACCGTTAGAGACGTGATCATCGAAGTTGAACCACAAAGCGGAAAAGTGCTTGATGAATGGAAACTCTACTCTATCCTTGATCCATACAGAGATATTAATATGAAAGTGCTTGACCAAGGCGCTGTCTGTTTAAATATCGACGCCTCAAAAGCAGGACATACGCTCTCTGCTGAAGAGTTAGCAAAACAAGATGCTTCCGATAAATTTGGTGATGTTGTAGGTTCTGGTCCTGGACGTAACTGGGCACACGTTAACAGCGTTGACCACGATGCGGAAGACAACTCTATCATCATCAGTTCACGCCACCAATCTGCAATGATCAAAATTGGCCGTGATAAACAAGTGAAATGGATTTTAGGTAGCCCTGAAGGCTGGAATGCTAAGTACAAAGATAAACTCTTAACACCGGTTGATTCAAAAGGCAATAAAATTGATTGTGGTCCAAGCGGTTCAAAATGCCCAGGTTATGAGAGTGACAAAGGTGGATTTGACTGGACATGGACACAGCATACCGCATTTAAAATCGATTCAAAATCAAAAGGTGAAATCCTTTATCTAAGTGCGTTTGACAATGGTGATAGCCGTGGTATGGAACAACCTGCAATGCCAAGTATGAAATACTCTCGTGCGGTTATTTATAAAGTTGATCAAAAGAAAATGACTGTTGAGCAAGTATGGGAATTTGGTAAAGAGAGAGGCAACAAATGGTTCAGCCCTGTTACATCCATTACTGAATATCAAACTGATAAAGACTCTGTCTTTACGTACTCTGCAACTGCAGGTGCGGATTTTGATCTTGCGACAGGTGGATTCAAATCTGATCCAAATCCATTCATTATGGAGTTCAAATACGGTGCAAAACAACCTTCTGTTGAAATCCAACTCAAAGATACAACAGGTTATCAAGCAATGCCATTTAGCATTGAAAAAGCATTCTCAAAATAA